From one Lysinibacillus sp. G4S2 genomic stretch:
- the pckA gene encoding phosphoenolpyruvate carboxykinase (ATP), giving the protein MNSVEIANELKELLKGGNINVQLSVAQLAEKATSRGEAMLTVDGAVRAETGKYTGRSPKDKYTVEEESTKDKIDWGKVNQPISSEVFDNLYVKVVKYLKERDELFVFKGFAGADKDSQLSIQVINEYAWHNLFSHQLFIRPTEEELASHVADFTVISAPNFKADPAIDGTASETFIIVSLEKKIILIGGTEYAGEIKKSIFGIMNYLLPQQGILSMHCSANVGEAGDVALFFGLSGTGKTTLSADPDRKLIGDDEHGWSDNGVFNIEGGCYAKTINLSAEKEPEIYNAIRFGSVLENVAVDPETRVCDYDNGSLTENTRVAYPIQYIENIVDPSVAGHPKTIIFLTADAFGVLPPISKLTKEQAMYHFLSGFTSKLAGTERGVTEPEPVFSTCFGSPFLPLPATVYAEMLGQKIDEHGAQVYLVNTGWTGGEYGTGSRMKLSYTRSMVRAAIDGKLANVETIQDSVFGLNIPTAIEGVPTEVLNPRDAWADKVAYDKKAAELAGLFNENFKKFSNVSEAITKLGGPLK; this is encoded by the coding sequence ATGAATTCAGTAGAAATTGCAAACGAACTGAAGGAATTATTAAAAGGCGGTAACATTAATGTTCAACTTTCAGTAGCTCAATTAGCTGAAAAGGCTACATCTCGTGGTGAAGCTATGTTAACAGTAGATGGTGCTGTTCGTGCAGAAACTGGAAAATATACTGGTCGTTCACCTAAAGATAAATATACAGTAGAAGAAGAAAGCACAAAAGATAAAATTGACTGGGGAAAAGTAAATCAACCAATTTCTTCTGAAGTGTTCGATAACTTATATGTAAAAGTAGTAAAATATTTGAAAGAACGTGACGAATTATTCGTATTCAAGGGCTTTGCTGGTGCTGACAAAGATTCACAATTAAGCATCCAAGTAATCAATGAATACGCTTGGCACAATCTTTTCTCTCATCAATTATTCATCCGTCCAACTGAAGAAGAATTAGCTTCTCATGTTGCTGACTTCACAGTGATCTCAGCTCCTAACTTTAAAGCAGACCCTGCTATCGATGGCACAGCTTCTGAAACATTCATCATTGTATCACTTGAAAAGAAAATCATCCTAATCGGTGGTACTGAATATGCTGGAGAAATCAAAAAATCTATTTTCGGTATTATGAACTACTTATTACCGCAACAAGGTATCCTTTCAATGCACTGCTCAGCAAACGTTGGTGAAGCTGGTGATGTTGCATTATTCTTCGGTTTATCTGGTACTGGTAAAACTACTTTATCAGCTGATCCTGACCGTAAGCTTATCGGTGACGATGAACACGGTTGGTCTGATAATGGTGTGTTCAACATTGAGGGCGGTTGCTATGCAAAAACAATTAATCTTTCAGCTGAAAAAGAACCAGAAATCTACAACGCAATCCGCTTCGGTTCTGTTCTAGAAAACGTAGCTGTTGATCCAGAAACTCGAGTTTGTGACTATGATAATGGTTCATTAACAGAAAATACACGTGTAGCTTATCCAATCCAATACATTGAAAATATTGTAGATCCATCTGTTGCAGGTCACCCAAAAACAATCATCTTCTTAACAGCTGATGCATTTGGTGTATTACCTCCAATCAGTAAATTAACAAAAGAGCAAGCAATGTACCACTTCCTTAGCGGTTTCACATCTAAACTTGCTGGTACAGAACGTGGTGTAACAGAGCCAGAACCAGTATTCTCAACTTGCTTCGGTTCTCCATTCCTTCCACTTCCAGCAACAGTTTATGCTGAAATGTTAGGTCAAAAAATTGACGAGCACGGTGCACAAGTATACTTAGTAAACACTGGTTGGACTGGTGGCGAATATGGTACTGGTAGCCGTATGAAGCTTTCTTACACTCGTTCAATGGTACGTGCTGCAATTGATGGCAAATTAGCTAATGTTGAAACAATTCAAGATTCAGTATTTGGTTTAAACATTCCAACTGCTATTGAAGGTGTACCAACAGAAGTACTTAATCCTCGTGATGCATGGGCAGACAAAGTTGCTTATGATAAAAAAGCTGCTGAACTTGCTGGTTTATTCAACGAAAACTTCAAGAAATTCTCAAACGTTTCTGAAGCTATCACTAAACTTGGCGGTCCATTAAAATAA
- a CDS encoding alpha/beta hydrolase — translation MKRKYKVIITIVSLLLVLFVGAGFFAGNYFFNLALNPNTDKSAVLNAPHNSIAISPEDAKEKEESKKWFKENFEDSFIQSFDDLKLHAYTLKNTNETNKWAIVFHGYSSDGSQMSKYAKHYYDMGFNVLIPDARGHGKSEGDYIGMGWHDRLDVVSWINNVISSNKNAEIVLYGVSMGGATVMMASGEDLPDNVKAIIEDCGYSSVWDEFSYQLKAIFKLPAFPIMHFSSAVTKLKADYTLGEASAVEQVAKSKTPMLFIHGSKDTFVPSDMLNEVYEAANVPKEKLIVEGAGHGGAESVAGDSYWETINNFLAKYIE, via the coding sequence ATGAAAAGAAAGTACAAAGTGATTATTACCATTGTCAGTCTTCTATTAGTATTGTTTGTTGGGGCTGGATTTTTTGCAGGGAATTATTTCTTTAATCTCGCCTTAAATCCTAATACAGATAAATCAGCCGTGCTTAATGCGCCGCACAATTCTATTGCTATTAGCCCTGAGGATGCTAAAGAAAAAGAAGAAAGTAAAAAGTGGTTTAAAGAGAATTTTGAGGACTCTTTTATACAGTCTTTCGATGATTTGAAATTGCATGCCTATACGCTTAAAAATACAAACGAAACAAATAAATGGGCAATTGTTTTCCATGGATATTCATCTGATGGCTCACAAATGTCAAAGTATGCTAAGCATTATTATGATATGGGCTTTAATGTTCTCATACCAGATGCAAGAGGTCATGGTAAAAGTGAAGGAGACTATATTGGTATGGGCTGGCACGATCGACTAGATGTAGTTTCATGGATTAATAATGTTATCAGCTCTAATAAAAACGCTGAAATTGTTTTGTATGGTGTTTCCATGGGAGGCGCTACAGTGATGATGGCCTCAGGAGAGGATTTACCTGACAATGTTAAGGCTATTATTGAGGATTGCGGCTATTCCTCAGTTTGGGATGAATTCTCCTATCAGTTGAAAGCAATCTTTAAATTACCCGCCTTCCCTATTATGCATTTTTCTTCGGCTGTTACGAAATTAAAAGCTGACTATACGCTTGGCGAAGCCAGTGCCGTCGAGCAAGTAGCAAAATCGAAAACGCCGATGCTGTTCATTCACGGAAGTAAAGATACATTTGTTCCTTCTGATATGCTTAATGAAGTATATGAGGCTGCTAATGTACCGAAGGAAAAATTAATAGTTGAAGGTGCTGGACATGGCGGTGCAGAAAGCGTTGCTGGTGACTCTTATTGGGAAACTATTAATAACTTTTTAGCAAAATATATAGAGTAA
- a CDS encoding NUDIX domain-containing protein, producing MFSFTDLNGLQVDLSFTRGKLGVEPKHVLVFLKHENKWLCTIHKRRGVEVPGGKQEPGETLEQAAIREVFEETGVHVKKLRWFAEYAVHDDILFCKTVFTAQYAGQEDIEFDLETSGMTWLTDDEFANHPNLSFHMKDEGMQKMLEELKHYDQW from the coding sequence ATGTTCTCATTTACGGACTTAAATGGTTTACAAGTGGATTTAAGTTTTACAAGAGGTAAGCTTGGGGTAGAACCTAAGCATGTACTTGTTTTTTTAAAGCATGAAAATAAGTGGTTATGTACGATTCATAAACGTCGTGGTGTAGAGGTTCCAGGTGGAAAGCAAGAACCTGGAGAAACTTTGGAGCAGGCAGCGATTAGGGAAGTATTCGAGGAGACTGGTGTTCATGTAAAAAAACTTAGATGGTTTGCAGAATACGCGGTTCATGATGACATCTTATTTTGTAAAACGGTCTTTACCGCACAGTATGCAGGGCAGGAGGACATCGAATTTGATTTAGAAACATCAGGGATGACTTGGTTAACGGATGATGAATTTGCTAATCATCCAAATTTAAGCTTTCATATGAAGGATGAAGGAATGCAGAAAATGCTGGAGGAGTTGAAGCATTATGACCAATGGTGA
- a CDS encoding gamma carbonic anhydrase family protein yields the protein MIYPFKGKTPKIDPSVFIADYATVTGDVTIGAETTIWFNTVIRGDVSPTIIGKRVSIQDLCCLHQSPKYPLIIEDEVTVGHQVTLHSCTIRKNALIGMGSIVLDGAEIGEGAFIGAGSLVPPGKVIPPNSLALGRPAKVVRELNAEDKEDMERIVREYAEKGQYYKSLQTKNK from the coding sequence ATGATCTATCCATTTAAAGGTAAAACACCCAAAATCGATCCATCTGTTTTTATTGCCGATTATGCAACCGTTACTGGTGACGTTACAATAGGTGCTGAAACAACAATTTGGTTTAACACAGTTATTCGAGGTGATGTATCACCAACAATCATCGGAAAAAGAGTTAGTATTCAAGACCTTTGTTGTTTGCATCAAAGCCCTAAATATCCACTCATTATTGAAGATGAAGTAACAGTCGGGCATCAAGTAACTTTACATAGCTGTACGATTCGTAAAAATGCCTTAATAGGTATGGGCTCAATAGTATTAGACGGAGCGGAGATTGGAGAGGGTGCATTCATTGGGGCGGGTAGTCTTGTACCTCCAGGCAAAGTTATTCCTCCGAACAGCTTAGCATTAGGTCGTCCAGCAAAGGTTGTACGAGAATTAAATGCTGAAGATAAAGAAGATATGGAACGTATCGTACGTGAATATGCAGAAAAAGGTCAATACTATAAATCTCTTCAAACAAAAAATAAATAG
- a CDS encoding prolyl oligopeptidase family serine peptidase: MTNGEIVEKRAYPSPNPAIRLTEITYMSQGLRVKGLLAEPKAEGTYDGFLYLRGGMQSIGMVRPSRVAQFAAQGFIVFAPYYRGNRGGEGRDEFAGADRYDAVYAVDVLKQFCNDNIHIFGFSRGGIMALWTAILRRDITSVVTWAGVSDATATYWERSDMRRMMKRVIGGTPNRVPEAYDARTPLFEIEHITAPVLIIHGYLDENVDIEHARQLEFYLKDANKTFETWYDHRYAHQYPPAKNRETVHALCEWMKRQ, encoded by the coding sequence ATGACCAATGGTGAAATCGTTGAAAAACGTGCCTATCCTTCGCCAAATCCAGCTATTCGTTTAACAGAAATTACTTATATGTCACAGGGTCTACGTGTGAAGGGATTATTAGCGGAGCCTAAGGCAGAAGGTACATATGATGGCTTTTTATATTTACGTGGCGGTATGCAAAGCATTGGTATGGTTAGACCTTCGCGAGTCGCACAGTTTGCAGCACAAGGCTTTATCGTTTTTGCTCCATATTACCGTGGCAATCGAGGTGGAGAAGGTCGAGATGAGTTTGCAGGAGCGGATCGTTATGACGCTGTATATGCTGTAGACGTGCTAAAACAGTTTTGTAATGATAATATTCATATCTTTGGTTTTTCACGTGGTGGTATTATGGCACTTTGGACGGCGATATTACGTAGAGATATTACCTCTGTTGTAACATGGGCAGGCGTATCTGATGCAACAGCTACATATTGGGAGCGGTCAGATATGCGCCGTATGATGAAGCGTGTTATAGGAGGGACGCCTAATCGTGTACCAGAGGCTTATGATGCTCGAACACCACTATTTGAGATTGAGCACATTACAGCACCAGTACTTATTATTCATGGCTACCTTGATGAAAATGTAGATATTGAACATGCAAGGCAGTTAGAATTTTATTTAAAGGATGCTAATAAAACATTTGAGACATGGTATGATCATCGCTACGCTCATCAGTATCCACCGGCAAAAAATCGAGAAACAGTACATGCACTTTGCGAATGGATGAAACGACAATAA
- a CDS encoding alpha/beta hydrolase, with translation MWKWEADGQAKAVVAIIHGAYENHRWYAWLIEKLRLEGFHIVMGDLPNHGLNVGFSRVHDEDFKEYNKYTRNLIENAFSYNLPVFFIGHGLGATLLLHTMHKRKYECAGIILTSPWLLLKLLPGKLSNALTSLSALTANVKMTHEITLNTLTRSVEGRDEMKDEVPFMSVVSVKWYRELQQMMRNLVLLPQAEFPNRPMLVMTAEKDSITETKQTRNWLYQQEFTEFQFKEWENCYHNLFHEVEREEIFIYLRDFINNALRRIGYIIE, from the coding sequence ATGTGGAAATGGGAAGCTGATGGACAAGCGAAGGCTGTGGTTGCTATTATTCATGGTGCATATGAAAATCACCGCTGGTATGCGTGGCTTATAGAAAAACTTAGATTGGAAGGCTTCCACATAGTCATGGGGGATTTACCAAATCATGGTTTAAATGTAGGGTTTTCGCGTGTTCATGATGAAGATTTTAAAGAGTACAACAAGTATACAAGGAATTTAATAGAGAATGCTTTTTCATATAATTTACCTGTCTTTTTTATAGGACATGGGCTTGGCGCAACATTGTTACTACATACCATGCATAAGCGAAAATATGAATGCGCAGGTATTATTTTAACTTCACCTTGGCTACTTTTAAAGTTATTGCCAGGTAAACTATCTAATGCTTTAACTAGCCTAAGTGCCCTGACAGCAAATGTGAAAATGACTCATGAAATTACATTAAATACATTAACGCGCAGTGTAGAAGGAAGAGATGAGATGAAGGATGAGGTTCCTTTTATGTCAGTCGTTTCCGTGAAATGGTATAGAGAGCTACAGCAAATGATGCGTAATCTAGTGTTATTGCCACAAGCTGAATTCCCTAATAGACCTATGTTAGTTATGACAGCTGAAAAAGATAGTATTACTGAAACGAAACAAACTCGAAATTGGCTTTATCAGCAGGAGTTTACAGAGTTTCAATTCAAAGAATGGGAAAATTGCTATCATAATCTATTTCATGAAGTAGAGCGAGAAGAGATTTTTATTTATTTACGTGATTTTATAAATAATGCTCTTCGAAGAATTGGATATATCATAGAGTAG
- a CDS encoding IclR family transcriptional regulator — protein MLKTLNLSITVLKMFTKEKPTWGGRELAMAMNINHTNLYRILETFENNGFITKDPITKKYSLGIALWEIGMNMYDSLNIDQLCMPILEKLKDTTGETAIFTVINGLEALTLLKAEPVNKVKFSVSRGSRTPLYVGASYRSMLAFLSEEQISKVIDEPLIAYTNNTMTDVGEIRAELEKIRECGYAVSESEYTADVLALAMPVFNSEDQIIGSVTVSGPTYRFTEQRISEVLEPLTEARQEIEGIIRRYHLNFN, from the coding sequence ATGCTAAAAACCTTAAATTTATCTATTACTGTTTTAAAGATGTTTACAAAAGAAAAACCAACTTGGGGTGGGCGTGAGCTAGCAATGGCTATGAATATAAATCATACAAATTTATATCGAATACTTGAGACATTTGAGAATAACGGTTTTATTACAAAAGATCCTATTACTAAAAAATACTCACTTGGAATTGCCTTATGGGAAATTGGAATGAATATGTATGACTCGTTAAACATTGACCAACTGTGCATGCCCATTCTTGAAAAACTAAAAGATACAACAGGTGAAACAGCTATTTTTACAGTTATAAATGGTCTGGAAGCGTTAACCTTGCTGAAAGCAGAGCCTGTAAATAAGGTGAAATTTTCAGTTTCAAGAGGAAGTAGAACACCTCTTTATGTAGGTGCCTCCTATCGTTCAATGCTTGCTTTCCTAAGTGAAGAGCAAATTTCAAAAGTAATTGATGAGCCTTTAATTGCTTATACAAATAATACGATGACAGATGTAGGTGAAATTCGTGCTGAGCTTGAAAAAATCCGAGAATGTGGTTACGCGGTAAGTGAAAGTGAATATACGGCAGACGTACTTGCACTTGCAATGCCTGTTTTTAATAGTGAAGATCAGATAATAGGTTCTGTTACTGTATCAGGTCCTACTTATCGTTTTACAGAACAACGTATTTCAGAAGTATTGGAACCGTTAACAGAAGCACGCCAGGAAATTGAAGGCATTATTCGTAGATATCATTTGAATTTTAATTAA
- the metK gene encoding methionine adenosyltransferase, with protein MTNRRLFTSESVTEGHPDKICDQISDAILDAILAEDPNARVACETTVTTGLVLVAGEITTSTYVDIKGIVRDTVAEIGYTRGKYGFDAENLAVLVAIGEQSPDIALGVDQALEAREGSMTDADIEAIGAGDQGLMFGYACNETPELMPLPISLAHKLARRLTEARKSGELAYLRPDGKTQVTVEYDENNVPVRVDTIVISTQHDEEATLEQIQADLKEFVITPVVPSELLDVNTKYFINPTGRFVIGGPKGDAGLTGRKIIVDTYGGYARHGGGAFSGKDATKVDRSAAYAARYVAKNIVAAGLAERAEVQLAYAIGVAQPVSIAVDTFGTGKVKENEIVEWVRELFDLRPAGIIKMLNLRRPIYKQTAAYGHFGRTDLNVPWEQTDKAAALQEKAGL; from the coding sequence ATGACAAACCGTCGACTGTTTACATCAGAGAGTGTAACAGAAGGACATCCAGACAAAATTTGTGACCAAATTTCGGATGCCATTTTAGATGCTATTTTAGCAGAAGATCCAAATGCACGTGTTGCATGTGAAACAACTGTAACAACAGGCTTAGTATTAGTAGCAGGAGAAATTACTACTTCTACATATGTAGATATTAAAGGTATCGTCCGTGATACTGTAGCAGAAATCGGTTACACTCGTGGAAAATATGGTTTTGATGCTGAAAACTTAGCAGTACTTGTTGCTATTGGCGAACAATCACCTGATATTGCTCTAGGTGTAGACCAAGCTTTAGAGGCGCGTGAAGGTTCTATGACAGACGCTGACATTGAAGCAATTGGCGCAGGTGACCAAGGCTTAATGTTCGGCTATGCATGTAACGAAACACCAGAGCTTATGCCATTACCAATCAGTTTAGCGCATAAATTGGCTCGTCGTTTAACGGAAGCACGTAAATCTGGCGAACTTGCATATTTACGTCCAGACGGAAAAACGCAAGTAACGGTTGAATATGATGAAAACAATGTACCAGTACGCGTAGATACGATTGTCATTTCAACACAGCACGATGAAGAAGCAACGCTTGAACAAATTCAAGCCGACTTAAAAGAATTCGTTATTACTCCAGTTGTTCCAAGTGAATTACTAGATGTCAATACTAAATATTTCATCAACCCAACTGGTCGTTTCGTAATAGGTGGTCCAAAAGGTGATGCTGGTCTAACAGGACGTAAAATCATCGTTGATACATACGGTGGCTATGCACGTCATGGTGGAGGTGCTTTCTCTGGTAAAGACGCAACTAAGGTAGACCGTTCAGCGGCATATGCAGCACGCTATGTGGCAAAAAATATCGTAGCAGCAGGCTTAGCAGAACGTGCTGAAGTACAACTTGCTTATGCAATTGGTGTTGCTCAACCAGTATCTATTGCTGTGGATACATTTGGGACAGGGAAAGTTAAGGAAAATGAAATTGTAGAATGGGTGCGCGAGCTATTCGATTTACGCCCAGCAGGGATTATTAAAATGCTTAACCTTCGTCGCCCTATTTATAAGCAAACTGCAGCATATGGTCACTTCGGTCGTACGGACTTAAATGTACCTTGGGAACAAACAGACAAAGCTGCCGCATTACAAGAAAAAGCAGGGCTATAA